A stretch of the Panicum virgatum strain AP13 chromosome 9N, P.virgatum_v5, whole genome shotgun sequence genome encodes the following:
- the LOC120691908 gene encoding probable polyamine transporter At3g13620, with product MNQEIQLTKQPSQRQQQQELPPEDGTAVQDHTSQDQQQQREQDGGDAGRHHRRKLTVLPLVFLIYFEVAGGPYGSERAVRAAGPLFTLLGFLVFPFLWGVPESLVTAELSAALPGNGGFVRWADRAFGPLAGSLLGTWKYLSCVINIAAYPALVADYLGHVIPAVAGPGRARTGMVVGMTVLLSFVNYTGLSIVGWGAVALGLVSLAPFVLMTGIAVPKMRPRRWAVQVTGRRKDWRLFFNTLFWNLNYWDSASTMAGEVERPERTFPRALAVAVVLIAASYLLPLMAATGATDAPPEKWENGYLADAAGTIGGSWLKYWIEAGAVLSSIGMFEAQLSSGAYQLLGMADLGLLPAILARRATRFRTPWVAIAASAAVTLGVSFLGFDDVVASANFLYSLGTLLEFAAFLWLRARRPELKRPYRVPLPLPALAAMCAVP from the exons ATGAACCAAGAGATCCAACTAACGAAGCAGCCGTCGCAACGCCAACAGCAACAAGAACTGCCACCAGAAGATGGCACCGCCGTGCAAGATCACACATCGCAAGACCAGCAGCAACAACGGGAGCAAGACGGTGGTGatgccggccgccaccaccggcgCAAGCTCACGGTCCTCCCGCTCGTCTTCCTCATCTACTTCGAGGTGGCCGGCGGTCCATACGGCTCCGAACGGGCGGTCCGCGCGGCGGGGCCGCTCTTCACGCTCCTGGGCTTCCTCGTCTTCCCCTTCTTGTGGGGCGTCCCGGAGTCGCTCGTCACCGCCGAGCTCTCCGCCGCGCTCCCGGGGAACGGCGGCTTCGTCCGGTGGGCCGACCGCGCCTTCGGCCCGCTGGCCGGCTCCCTGCTCGGCACGTGGAAGTACCTCAGCTGCGTCATCAACATCGCCGCGTACCCGGCTCTCGTCGCCGACTACCTCGGCCATGTCATCCCCGCCGTGGCCGGTCCGGGCAGGGCGCGCACGGGCATGGTGGTCGGCATGACGGTGCTCTTGTCCTTCGTGAACTACACCGGCCTGAGCATCGTCGGGTGGGGCGCGGTGGCGCTGGGGCTCGTGTCCCTGGCGCCGTTCGTGCTCATGACGGGGATCGCGGTGCCAAAGatgcggccgcggcggtgggcggTGCAGGTGACCGGGAGGAGGAAGGACTGGCGGCTCTTCTTCAACACGCTGTTCTGGAACCTCAACTACTGGGACAGCGCGAGCACGAtggccggcgaggtggagcgGCCGGAGCGGACGTTCCCGCGGGcgctggccgtggccgtggtgcTGATCGCCGCCAGCTACCTGCTGCCGCTCATGGCGGCGACCGGCGCCACGGACGCGCCGCCGGAGAAGTGGGAAAATGGCTACCTAGCCGATGCTGCCG GCACCATCGGAGGGTCATGGCTCAAGTACTGGATCGAGGCCGGCGCGGTGCTGTCGTCGATCGGCATGTTCGAGGCCCAGCTGAGCAGCGGCGCGTACCAGCTGCTGGGCATGGCGGACCTGGGCCTGCTCCCGGCCATCTTGGCGCGGCGCGCCACCCGCTTCCGCACCCCGTGGGTGGccatcgccgcctccgccgcggtcACCCTCGGCGTCTCTTTCCTCGGCTTCGACGACGTCGTGGCGTCCGCCAACTTCCTCTACAGCCTGGGCACGCTGCTGGAGTTCGCGGCGTTCCTGTGGCTCCGCGCCAGGCGGCCCGAGCTGAAGCGGCCCTACCGCGTGCCGCTCCCGCTGCCCGCGCTGGCGGCCATGTGCGCGGTGCCCTAG
- the LOC120691909 gene encoding nuclear envelope pore membrane protein POM 121-like, which produces MLKKRWQGCVFMLAFLLCNASGILIPSENSPSEFAKIVQSKQTNHARVCRADPELLRSLAGSDAELMLTIPNEQLEHIAEFQEEADLWVTTYVARFLPAARITHVLAGDDVLTNSPGNAYFLVPAMLNLRSALAAAGLDGRVKVSSAVSAQALAAPAWSGVAGHVLRFLNSAGSPLFLKSRPSEASDAEADAAYAAMRALATGTFCVALQSADPAALQAGLNWACGPGHADCSAIQPGGPCYQQNNLPALASYAYNDYYLKMSSTGATCSFNGTATTTTNDPSSGSCVFAGSSTAGGSNSSAPVGASPPTSLSPPTGFTPPVGSSPPSSDFSPPAVGTTPPFGFAPPAGGGFEPPAGGFGTPPSGFGPPGSFNGSGSFGPSGTLNPYGGCRGAMSGGAGLTALLAVAVAVLLVSMDAT; this is translated from the exons ATGCTGAAGAAACGATGGCAGGGATGCGTCTTCATGCTCGCCTTCCTTCTCTGCAACGCGTCAG GCATATTGATCCCCTCAGAAAATTCTCCGTCAGAGTTCGCCAAGATCGTTCAGTCTAAACAGACCAACCATGCTCGCGTGTGCAGAGCGGACCCCGAGCTGCTGCGATCCCTAGCGGGCAGCGATGCAGAGCTCATGCTCACCATCCCCAACGAGCAGCTGGAGCACATCGCCGAGTTCCAGGAGGAAGCCGACCTCTGGGTCACCACCTACGTCGCGCGCTTCCTCCCGGCGGCCAGGATCACGCACGTCCTGGCGGGCGACGACGTGCTGACGAACTCCCCCGGGAACGCCTACTTCCTGGTCCCGGCCATGCTCAACCTCCGctcggcgctcgccgccgcggggctcgACGGCCGGGTCAAGGTGTCTAGCGCGGTGTCCGCGCAGGCGCTGGCCGCCCCGGCGTGGTCAGGCGTCGCCGGCCACGTCCTGCGGTTCCTGAACTCGGCCGGCTCGCCGCTGTTCCTCAAGTCCCGCCCGTCGGAGGCCAGCGACGCCGAGGCCGACGCCGCGTACGCCGCGATGCGCGCGCTGGCGACGGGGACGTTCTGCGTGGCGCTGCAGAGCGCGGacccggcggcgctgcaggccgGGCTCAACTGGGCGTGCGGGCCTGGCCACGCCGACTGCTCCGCCATCCAGCCCGGCGGGCCCTGCTACCAGCAGAACAACCTGCCGGCGCTCGCCTCCTACGCCTACAACGACTACTACCTGAAGATGtccagcaccggcgccacctGCTCGTTCAAcggcaccgccaccaccaccaccaacgaTCCCA GCTCAGGATCTTGCGTTTTCGCGGGAAG CTCCACGGCGGGAGGCTCCAACTCGAGCGCGCCGGTGGGCGCGAGCCCGCCGACCAGCCTCTCCCCTCCGACGGGCTTCACACCGCCGGTCGGCTCCAGCCCCCCGTCGTCCGACTTCAGCCCCCCGGCGGTCGGCACGACCCCTCCCTTCGGCTTCGCCCCGCCTGCTGGCGGCGGCTTCGAGCCCCCGGCCGGCGGTTTCGGCACCCCGCCGTCGGGGTTCGGCCCGCCGGGCTCCTTCAACGGCAGCGGGTCGTTTGGCCCGAGCGGCACGCTCAACCCTTATGGCGGGTGCCGTGGCGCCAtgtccggcggcgccggcttgACTGctctgctcgccgtcgccgtcgccgttctTCTCGTGTCCATGGACGCGACGTGA